The following coding sequences are from one Prionailurus viverrinus isolate Anna chromosome D2, UM_Priviv_1.0, whole genome shotgun sequence window:
- the SNCG gene encoding gamma-synuclein: protein MDVFKKGFSIAKEGVVGAVEKTKQGVTEAAEKTKEGVMYVGAKTKENVVQSVTSVAEKTKEQANAVSEAVVTSVNTVAIKTVEEAENIAITSGVIRKEDLEQPAPSQEDKAAKAEEEVAEEAKSGGD from the exons ATGGACGTCTTCAAGAAGGGCTTCTCCATCGCCAAGGAGGGTGTGGTGGGCGCTGTGGAGAAGACCAAGCAAGGGGTGACGGAAGCAGCTGAGAAGACCAAGGAGGGGGTCATGTATGTGG GAGCCAAGACCAAGGAGAATGTTGTGCAGAGTGTGACCTCAG TGGCTGAGAAGACCAAGGAGCAGGCCAATGCTGTGAGTGAGGCCGTGGTCACCAGCGTCAACACAGTGGCCATCAAGAcggtggaggaggcagagaacaTCGCCATCACCTCCGGAGTGATTCGAAAG GAGGACCTGGAGCAACCAGCTCCCTCGCAGGAGGACAAGGCAGCCAAAGCAGAAGAGGAAGTGGCTGAGGAG GCCAAGAGTGGAGGAGACTAG
- the ADIRF gene encoding adipogenesis regulatory factor: protein MASKSLQDLKQQVQGAAQEAVTAAGSSAQQVVDQATEAGQKAMDQVAKATQETIDKTANQASETFSGFGKKLGLI, encoded by the exons ATGGCCAGCAAGAGCTTGCAGGACCTGAAGCAACAAGTGCAGGGGGCGGCCCAGGAAGCAG TGACTGCGGCAGGATCATCGGCCCAGCAAGTGGTGGACCAAGCCACAGAAGCAGGGCAGAAAG ccaTGGACCAGGTAGCCAAGGCCACCCAGGAAACCATCGACAAGACTGCTAACCAGGCCTCTGAGACTTTCTCAGGTTTTGGGAAAAAATTAGGCCTCATATAA
- the FAM25A gene encoding protein FAM25A — translation MLGGLGKLAAEGLAHRTEKATEEAVHAVEEVVKEVVEHAKEAGEKAIGEALKKAHEAGDKAVKEVTETVTNTVTSAVTHAAEGLGKLGQ, via the exons ATGCTGGGAGGTCTGGGGAAACTTGCTGCTGAGGGCCTGGCCCACCGCACTGAGAAGGCCACTGAGGAAGCTG TTCATGCCGTTGAGGAGGTGGTGAAGGAGGTGGTGGAACACGCCAAGGAGGCCGGAGAGAAAG CCATTGGCGAAGCCTTAAAGAAGGCCCATGAGGCAGGGGACAAAGCGGTGAAGGAAGTCACTGAGACGGTGACCAACACAGTCACAAGCGCTGTCACCCATGCAGCAGAAGGCCTGGGCAAGCTGGGACAGTGA